The genomic interval GCATGAATGTGGCCTCGTGCAGGGTGTGGTCGGCATAGGGAAACTGAACCTTGAACAGGTGGACGCCAAGGGCAGGGAAGAGTCCCATGGCTGAGGCTGGCTTATATACATCGGGCTCCTTACTTATCATCAGCTTGATTGACTTGGGCAGACGGCGAGGCATCTGTGGTGGCACATCGCCCAGCACTTCCTCTGTGGTCAGCGTCTTGTCCTTCTCGCCAGTCATGCTCTCTGCATAGATGGCACGCAGGCGCTGGTTCATGGGCGCGTTCATCTTGGTATAGCTGTTGTAGAAGTCGCTCACCAGTCGCTGGCAGTCCTGCTCCTTGGCATAGTTGGGCATTTTCTCGCTCAGTACGGCCATCAGCTCGCCTTGCGACATCAGTCGGCAGATGCCCACGCTCAGTATGCTTACCAGCGTGTTGTGCCAGTTATACACGCCTATCTGGTCTATGTCCTTCAGCTTCAGTCCAGCCTCCTCAAGACAGAGGTCGAATATGCGCAGATTGCGCTCAGAGGGCGCTGATACTTCTGAGTAATCAGAATTTTCTGAATACTGTGTATTAGCTGGTTCTGACACAATCTTCACTTCCCGCTGCTTGCAGAGCTCCTCTTCATCAATATAGAGAAGGTACGCTCGAGGGGCGAGAAACGAACAGCGGGCATAGTCCTTCACAGAGCCGTCGTAGCTGCTGTCGCCCAGCTGCTCTGACATCCACTTCTGAGCCTGTGCAAGGTTCATGCCTTGGGGCATCTCGAAGATGAGACGCAGGCCCTCGGTAGAGGGTGTTACGTGGGCCATGACGATGCCCAGCTCGCTGCAGCGTTCCTTCACAATGGCGTTGAAATAGCCGCGAGGGTCGGACATATGGTCTATGTCATACATTGACAGTCCTGAGGGCACAGCCGACTTGTTCTGTCGCTGGCCGTCGGTGAAGGTGGCGTGGGGAGTGATGACTGGCAACAGCTTCTTCTTGTCGCGCTTGTAGGCTTCGAAGTCGTTGCGGCTCATCTCGCCACGTTTCACCTGCTCGAGGGCATCTTCTATGTCAGCGCAAATTTGAGCTGTGATGTCAGAGTCCATAGCAGCATAGAGGTTCTCAAGTGTGCAGGGCGTTACGCTGCTCTTAACGCTTGGGGCAAAGCCCATCATGGTAGTGTGTTTCTCCATTTCCATTGTAATTTCTGTTTCGTTTTTCATTGAGTTTAAATTTAAGTTGTTAATAAATTTTTTGTTTTCTTGCAGCCTTCTGCGAGGGCGCCTTCTCGCTCGGTTTGCTCTGCAAAGTTACTATAATAAAATAAGGTATAGGCTTGAATATCAAAGAAATGCATCTTCGGAAGAATTTCGGAAGATGCATGGAAGATGTCGGAAAACGATTGGAAATGTATGGAAAATTGTTGGCAGTTTTTTGGGTCTTAGTGCTATATTACTGAGGTGACTGAGCGTGTAAGAATGGGTGCCAAGTGCTGTGCTATCTGGTGGCAGAGCTCGCGGTTAGTGGCCTCCGTAGGATTGATGTTCGATTGCGATGTCCACAGGCGATAAGAGTTGCTGCGGTCTGCCACAACGGAGTAGTCGCCGTTCTTGCGCACGGTGTCGCGTCCCTTGCCAGGAACCATGGAGCAGATTATGACGTCGAAGCGGTTTACTGAGATGTTCGACAGCAGTATGTTCTCGTCTATCATGACACGCATCACGAGGGCCCACGTCCAGTTCTCCTCGTTGTTTACTATCTTCTCGTTTATGTCCTGTATGAGCTGAATGAGCAGCTCGGCCTTCTCGCCCTTGCGATAGAGCTGGTAGAGCTCCTTCGGCATGTGGTTGGGGTCAATGAGCTGATTGCCGGCTATGCGGCGCACGCTGTCGCGTCCCTCTGCCTCCATGCCCTCATGCTCAGCCCACGCGCTTACAAGCTCTGCATAGGGCTTGCGCTGGCCTTCAGTGGTCTTCGTCTGGGCGTGGCCAATAATGAACTCCACAGGTATTGCTGGCAGTTTAGAAATCGTAGTCGTCATCATGCTTAAATCCCTCAATGCGTTGGTCAGCGTTTAGTCTGTTGGCCACCTTGTCCAATTGTCCGTCGCTACTATTGAAGCGTATGCTGATTATATTGTCATAGAAGTAGTTCTGAAAGACGCTCAGCTGAAAACTCAGCTCTGTGTAAACCTCGTGGACTGTTCCTTGTGCCTGGAAATAGAAGCCCTCGAAGCAGTTGCTGCGCACGCGGTAGATATCGTCATCAGAGTCGCCAAAGCCTGTCAGACAGATGACATCGAGCGTGGCATTGTACTCCATCCTCTCCACCATCTCGCCCGTCTCCTCGTCTTTCTCCTTGGGCAACACTATCTTGCAGCCCAGCAGCTTCATGCGGTCCAATATATAATCAGGACCGGCAGGGTCTATCTGCTGGAAGTCATACTCAATTATTTTCATAACCCATATAAGATTGGTGCCGTTGGGCGGACACAGCACGCGGCAGTCGTCAAGGTCGGTCATAACCATCTTGCCGGCAGGGAACTCCTCGCCTTGGTCTATAATGGGGTAGGACACGGTGTCCACCATCTCGCCCGACTCATCCTCAGTCCATGTCACCATGGTGGCAATGTGGAGTCCCACCAAGCCCCCAGCATAGATCACCTGATAGGGGGCATCGAGTTTCAGAAGTTGTGATTTCATTTGTGTTTTCTCTTGTTTTTCAATCTGAGCACAAAGGTACTAACTTTTTCCCACACCGCAAAGCTCACACTTTCACAGTTTCACAATTCACAGTTTTTTTTCTAAGGGGTACCCCCTGTAGATAGAGTATTATTACTATATCTATTTATATTATTATATATATATTAATATATATTAACATTCTTAATGCAAGTCTTAGCGCCACCCCCCACGTTTTTTTAATTGTGAATTGTGAATCTGTGAATGAGAGGGTGGCTCATGGTGTTCAGATACATCGCCTTCTGTGTTCTTATAAATCACTTAAAGCGTTTAGATAAAACGCTTTACGCGTTTGGTAAGATTGCTTTTCGCCTCGTTTTTGCTGCTTCTGACGCGCTGTTTTCTGCGTTTTACATTTTTTTACATTTAGAAAAATGGTGTTGTTTTTGCATGAAAAAGTGGCTTAAAATAATAATATGTTTGCGCATGTGAATAAAAACTATTACTTTTGTGGTCGATTTTGAAGTCTCCACAACGAGACTCGCTTTTCATTTGAACAGAAACAAACTACCGATTATGAAGAAAATCATTGCCGTTATTGCCGCTTTTTTGCCAATAATGATGTCAGCACAGTATATTTCGAAGGTGTGGAGCCCAGATAATGGTGACGGAACCTACACTAATCCTGTGATAAATGCCGACTACTCAGACCCCGATGTCTGCGTGGGAGCAAGTGGCGAGGACTACTACATGACGGCCTCGTCGTTCCACTGCACCCCTGGTCTGCCCATCCTGCATTCAAATGACTTGGTGAACTGGGAGATAATCAACTATGCCATTGGCAACCTCTATGAAGGCAACGAGGAGCTGCTGGAGCATTTCAGCAGCAAGCCACAGCACGGCAACGGCGTGTGGGCACCGTCTATACGCTACCACGATGGGTGGTACTACATCTACTGGGGCGACCCTGACTTTGGCGTGATGATGGTGAAGACACAAGACCCTGCAGGCGAGTGGACAAAGCCCCTCTGCGTAATCAAAGGGCAGGGCTACATAGACACTTGTCCGCTGTGGGATGAGGACGGACGCTGCTACTTGGTCAACGGATGGGCAAACTCGCGCTCTAAGTTCGCCAGCGTGCTCACCGTTCGCGAGATGAGTGCCGACGGCACACGAGCCATAGGACAGCCTGTGATAGTGTTCGACGGCAACGGCACAGAGAACCGCACCTGCGAAGGACCTAAGTTCTACAAGCACGACGGATGGTACTGGATAATGTGTCCTGCTGGCGGAGTGCCTGAAGGCTTCCAGCTCGCCATGCGCAGCAAGAGCCCCTATGGTCCCTATGAGCACAAGATTGTGCTGGCGCAAGGCAAGAGCAAGATTAACGGTCCTCACCAAGGCGGATGGGTGCACACGAAGTATGGCGAGGACTGGTTCCTTCATTTCCAAGACAAGGAGGCTTACGGACGCGTGGTGCATCTGAATCCTGTGGATTGGACTAGCGGATGGCCTGTGATGGGAAAAAAGGGTGAACCTGTGGCTACTTACAAGAAGCCCATTCACAATTCACAATTCACAATTAAAAATCCGTGCGAGAGTGATGAGTTCAACAGCCCTCGCTTAGGACTGCAATGGCAATGGCACGGCAACTACGACGAGAAGCTCGGCACAGCAACAGCGTTTGGAACATATCGTATCTATAACAATAAACTGTCGGATGGTTGGAAAAACTTCTGGGAAGTCCCCAATATGCTTTTGCAGAAGACACCTGCCGACGAGTTCACCGTTATAACAAAGGTGCGCTTCACTTCTAAGGCTGAAGGACAGATGGGCGGACTCATAATGATGGGCCTCGACTATTCGGCACTCGTGGTGAAGCGCGTGGGGAAGGAGTTCCAACTGGTGCAGCTTACCTGCAAGGATGCCGACAAAGGCAAGCCACAGACTGAGACCGTGCTGGTAACGCTGAAGCCAACGGCTGTGGATAAGATAGACTACAAGCCAGGCATACACGAGGACATCTACCTGCGACTGCGCGTAACCAATGCAGAGGCTGGCGCTCCCCACGGAGGCAAGCCTGTGGTGAAGTTCTCATACAGTCTGAACGGAAAGAAGTTTACAGATTGTGGACAGGAGTTCAACATGCGTCAGGGCAAATGGATTGGCGCTAAGTTCGGATATGTGTCTGTGGAAACAAACGCTAAAGCCGACCGCGGCTGGCTCGATGTGGACTGGATTCACGTGGAGAAATAGCATTTATGAGCGAAAAGGTAGGGAAATGTTTGGCATTCTCCTTGCTTTTTCGTAGTTTTGTGGCCGAAATATCAACTTTTCACATTATTAATAATAACTAAAACAAAGTTTTTATGAAAAAAATCTTTACTCTAATTGCAGTTGCCATGATGGCGCTGGGTGCACAGGCACAAGACTGGAATGCTACAGATGCAAGCCAATTACCTGTAGGAACGGTACTTCTTGACAACGACTATGCCAAGATAGTGACAGCTGTTCAGGACACAGAGGCTGCTCTTATCAAAGATACGCTTGATCAGCCTGATCCCAAGACCATCGCTGGCTACACATTCACCAAGTATGTCAACATCCGTGTGGCAAGCGCTCCTGCTCAGGATAACAACTGGGATGGTACGGCATATACTGATGCAACCCCATTGGGCATCTCGCTTGTAGTCACCACCAAAAAGAACACCGACATGACTCTCTACTACAGACATGGCGATGGAAAGGTTCTGTCTTGCTTTGACCAAACTACCAGACAGAATGTTGCCAACGTAGAGACCGCTGTTGATAACCTTCCCTCGTACTACACTGGAACATTCAAGCTTATTGGTGAACACACTTACACCATCTATGCAACGGGCGGCACAACGAGCCTTTGCGGCCTCTCTACAGCAGAAGGAACTTACGTGGAGCCTTCAGCATTCGTTTATGCTTACAACGGTGAGAAAGTGAATCTTACAACCTATGGCGACGGAGCTAAGATGCAGATTTCTGGTAACACCAGTAAGAACTTTGCTAATGGAGCCAGCATCACAGTGGATGGTGCAAAATACACTGGCATCAAGAACTCTAATGGCGCTCAGAACACCTTTACTGCTCCTGAAGGTAAGAAAATCTACCGCATGTCATTCTATGCTATTCCTAACAATGATGGCGACGAGCCCAAATTTACAGAGTTCAACGGCGTAACATTTGAAACCCCCATTCTTGTTACTACTACAAAGGACGGCAACAACCCCACTGAGACCATCATGTGTGGCAATGGACTGGAGTCAGTTACCTTTACTTATGGCGGCAAGCAGGTGAACTTCGTTGTAAAGGTAGATTACGCTGAATCAAGCTATGATGCTCAGTATGATCCAAATGGCGAAAATGCAATCAAGGCTGTAAAGACTTCTAACGCCAAGACAGCTGTGGTTTACAACCTCGCTGGTCAGAAGGTTGAAGCACAGAAGGGCGTTGTAATCGAGAACGGAAAGAAAGTCGTTAAGAAGTAAGCGACAGAAAACGGAATGAAAATAAAATAGGCAGGGCTGCGCGTTGCGGCTCTGCCTATCTTTTTTCTGCCTAAATCTTCAATTAGTTAATTCAAGTTTCTCAAATTGTTTTTTAACCACGAATTACACGAATTGAACGAATTTATTGCTGCACACAATAACCGAATTTATAACAAATCACACGAATAGGAATCGCTGGCGATTCCTTGCTGAGCCAGCCAATTCGTTTAATTCGTTGCATCTACAATGCATA from Prevotella sp. E13-27 carries:
- a CDS encoding BT4734/BF3469 family protein, translated to MKNETEITMEMEKHTTMMGFAPSVKSSVTPCTLENLYAAMDSDITAQICADIEDALEQVKRGEMSRNDFEAYKRDKKKLLPVITPHATFTDGQRQNKSAVPSGLSMYDIDHMSDPRGYFNAIVKERCSELGIVMAHVTPSTEGLRLIFEMPQGMNLAQAQKWMSEQLGDSSYDGSVKDYARCSFLAPRAYLLYIDEEELCKQREVKIVSEPANTQYSENSDYSEVSAPSERNLRIFDLCLEEAGLKLKDIDQIGVYNWHNTLVSILSVGICRLMSQGELMAVLSEKMPNYAKEQDCQRLVSDFYNSYTKMNAPMNQRLRAIYAESMTGEKDKTLTTEEVLGDVPPQMPRRLPKSIKLMISKEPDVYKPASAMGLFPALGVHLFKVQFPYADHTLHEATFMQNCMAPMSSGKSCVNRVCEPIMADIKARDEENMRREEEWKEECRSLGANKQKPQRPEGLIVQILPSDITNAALVQKLQDAQGHFLYYQLDEVELFDQISVNGKKNVGKLFRLAYDCAPYGQARVGIQSVTGCPQLRMNYNASTTIQRGQQFFHPMIADGTLSRLSFSTIITYRGMAMPIHGIYDDQHAANLKPYIDRLNAATGVIDTPQAQRLITCMDREVKDIAWLCDDEEYEKLSYRAVVSAWLRAMVLYIAEGKWSKEIENFAMWSLKYDMWCKMHFFGETMRKQMEGEVVRTRGPKNMLDQLHDTFTFEDAQNQRIREHKKSPNPTQMLCMWELRGYITRDELGIYHKTKEYLKRKQAA
- a CDS encoding glycoside hydrolase 43 family protein, which encodes MKKIIAVIAAFLPIMMSAQYISKVWSPDNGDGTYTNPVINADYSDPDVCVGASGEDYYMTASSFHCTPGLPILHSNDLVNWEIINYAIGNLYEGNEELLEHFSSKPQHGNGVWAPSIRYHDGWYYIYWGDPDFGVMMVKTQDPAGEWTKPLCVIKGQGYIDTCPLWDEDGRCYLVNGWANSRSKFASVLTVREMSADGTRAIGQPVIVFDGNGTENRTCEGPKFYKHDGWYWIMCPAGGVPEGFQLAMRSKSPYGPYEHKIVLAQGKSKINGPHQGGWVHTKYGEDWFLHFQDKEAYGRVVHLNPVDWTSGWPVMGKKGEPVATYKKPIHNSQFTIKNPCESDEFNSPRLGLQWQWHGNYDEKLGTATAFGTYRIYNNKLSDGWKNFWEVPNMLLQKTPADEFTVITKVRFTSKAEGQMGGLIMMGLDYSALVVKRVGKEFQLVQLTCKDADKGKPQTETVLVTLKPTAVDKIDYKPGIHEDIYLRLRVTNAEAGAPHGGKPVVKFSYSLNGKKFTDCGQEFNMRQGKWIGAKFGYVSVETNAKADRGWLDVDWIHVEK